One part of the Salinivirga cyanobacteriivorans genome encodes these proteins:
- a CDS encoding PD-(D/E)XK nuclease family protein, with the protein MMQESTTILKPLKRISPSRYTAINRCPYRVVLANSCSSPLLPYPPASHLGNVIHECIRFIVIGKIGTSAEFDEIWNRLLVKEGKKLEDMGFGFFTPLSENVSGYTIKKLQVKSLLKSRIKTEVQEERKTDTNILTEKWLEAQDSLIGGYADIIINLNGYIKLSDFKSGKILLEEGEIKEEYEDQLKLYAYLHNEVFGNYPDELSIIDLEKKEYRVAFTPQECEALAHKSTEALSEINSLIEKDERKALAKPDLDHCKSCLYRPACDFYWGLPLSETDSIFRDVRGNVAAVKQFRNGNLNATLNKGDSELTVSHINGEHLSFLTSVVGKEVAFYNVKQGGIPERYQALKTIQVYEA; encoded by the coding sequence ATGATGCAGGAATCAACTACCATACTAAAACCGCTTAAACGGATTTCTCCAAGCCGATACACTGCTATAAATAGGTGTCCATACAGAGTAGTTCTCGCTAACTCGTGTTCCTCTCCTTTATTGCCTTATCCGCCTGCAAGCCACTTAGGGAATGTCATACATGAATGTATCCGGTTTATTGTAATAGGTAAAATAGGAACAAGTGCGGAGTTTGATGAGATATGGAACCGATTGCTGGTAAAGGAAGGAAAAAAACTTGAAGATATGGGGTTCGGATTTTTTACCCCATTGAGTGAAAATGTATCTGGTTACACCATCAAGAAATTGCAGGTAAAATCCCTGCTCAAAAGCCGGATCAAAACCGAAGTACAAGAAGAAAGGAAAACAGATACCAATATCCTGACTGAAAAATGGCTCGAAGCGCAAGATTCATTGATTGGGGGATATGCCGACATAATTATAAATCTGAATGGCTATATCAAGCTGTCAGACTTCAAAAGTGGAAAGATACTTCTTGAAGAAGGGGAGATTAAAGAGGAATATGAGGATCAGCTAAAGCTGTATGCTTATTTGCATAATGAAGTATTTGGAAACTACCCAGATGAGCTTTCTATCATAGACCTGGAAAAGAAGGAGTATCGAGTAGCCTTCACTCCACAGGAGTGTGAAGCACTTGCACACAAGTCAACGGAAGCACTGTCGGAGATAAACAGTCTTATTGAAAAGGACGAGCGCAAAGCACTCGCAAAACCCGACCTGGATCATTGCAAAAGCTGCCTTTACCGTCCAGCATGTGATTTTTACTGGGGCCTTCCGTTGTCAGAAACAGATTCAATATTCAGGGATGTAAGGGGAAATGTTGCAGCGGTGAAGCAGTTCCGTAATGGAAATTTGAATGCCACCTTGAATAAAGGTGACAGTGAACTAACCGTTTCCCACATCAATGGCGAACACCTGTCTTTTCTGACCAGTGTTGTTGGAAAGGAAGTAGCATTTTATAACGTTAAGCAAGGTGGGATACCAGAAAGGTATCAGGCTCTTAAAACAATACAAGTATATGAAGCATAA
- a CDS encoding DNA cytosine methyltransferase — protein MKHNNQENKIPLLSFFSGGGFLDMGFEKAGFEVAFSNEIDEDFARFYNEGMSSWSGEKREVSAICDIDEASTKEIEGRLKGRFGIIGGPPCQDFSIQGSKNGFDGLRGTLTYHYYERIMDLQPDFFLMENVPGLVLLKKTKKAFNAILDLFREEYLISTERLNALHYGVPQNRERLFVFGVKKSLVKDTSLYTLNDLWFNWPVPSYPKAETSYNWGEPKGRGLEIKGKKLPEPPLELCIGDLLISNNEKRTIPNANEFFKLKKLSKIRKIVEGDTYRPSFKRLHRKKYSPTACYGNNEVHLHPVYNRRLSVREALRIQGVPDSYIISTQGKLSKKFKMIGNGVPVPLAHQIALSIKKFLSELEHYKPKMNGHLVKGKTKPSDVKNSVEEH, from the coding sequence ATGAAGCATAATAATCAAGAAAATAAAATACCCCTCTTGTCATTTTTTAGTGGTGGTGGCTTTTTAGACATGGGTTTTGAAAAAGCGGGATTTGAAGTTGCCTTTTCAAATGAAATAGATGAGGATTTTGCCCGGTTTTATAATGAAGGCATGAGTAGTTGGTCTGGTGAAAAAAGAGAAGTAAGCGCAATATGTGATATTGATGAAGCTTCCACTAAAGAAATAGAGGGACGATTGAAAGGACGGTTCGGAATTATTGGTGGTCCTCCTTGCCAAGACTTCTCGATACAGGGTTCAAAAAATGGTTTTGATGGATTGAGAGGAACGTTGACCTATCATTATTACGAACGGATTATGGATTTGCAACCTGACTTTTTCTTGATGGAGAATGTACCTGGACTAGTACTGTTGAAGAAAACAAAGAAAGCTTTCAATGCAATACTGGATCTGTTCCGTGAAGAATACTTGATAAGCACTGAAAGACTCAATGCCTTGCACTATGGTGTTCCTCAAAATCGGGAAAGACTTTTTGTGTTTGGGGTTAAGAAAAGCCTTGTAAAAGATACATCTCTCTACACACTTAATGATTTATGGTTCAACTGGCCTGTACCATCCTATCCCAAAGCAGAAACATCTTATAATTGGGGAGAACCTAAAGGCCGGGGTTTGGAAATAAAAGGGAAAAAATTGCCAGAACCACCTCTTGAATTATGTATTGGAGACCTACTGATAAGCAATAATGAAAAACGGACAATTCCAAATGCTAACGAGTTTTTTAAGCTCAAGAAACTCTCTAAAATTAGGAAGATTGTAGAAGGGGATACTTACCGACCTTCTTTTAAAAGACTTCATCGAAAGAAATACAGTCCCACTGCTTGTTATGGAAACAATGAGGTTCATCTTCATCCAGTGTACAACAGAAGGCTGTCTGTACGGGAAGCCCTAAGAATACAAGGCGTTCCCGATTCTTATATTATTAGTACACAAGGAAAACTAAGTAAAAAATTCAAAATGATTGGTAATGGTGTTCCTGTTCCATTGGCACATCAAATAGCATTGTCAATCAAGAAGTTTCTAAGTGAGTTAGAACACTATAAACCAAAAATGAATGGACATTTGGTCAAAGGAAAAACGAAGCCAAGTGATGTCAAAAATTCGGTCGAAGAACACTAA
- a CDS encoding very short patch repair endonuclease: protein MSKIRSKNTKPEIILRSVLHQLGYRFRIHKKDLPGKPDIVLPKHNTVIFVHGCFWHYHEDCKEGRIPDTNSKFWKEKLFKNVEKDKKHQKNCRELGWKVIVVWECEVEKKINATLEKIIGVLNE from the coding sequence ATGTCAAAAATTCGGTCGAAGAACACTAAACCGGAGATAATATTAAGGTCTGTTTTGCATCAACTCGGTTATAGATTTAGAATACACAAAAAAGATTTACCTGGGAAGCCAGATATAGTCCTTCCCAAGCATAATACTGTAATCTTTGTTCATGGATGCTTTTGGCATTACCATGAAGATTGCAAGGAAGGTAGAATACCAGATACTAATTCAAAATTTTGGAAAGAAAAACTATTTAAAAATGTAGAAAAAGATAAAAAGCATCAGAAAAATTGCAGAGAATTAGGTTGGAAAGTGATTGTTGTATGGGAATGTGAAGTAGAGAAAAAAATTAATGCAACGTTAGAAAAAATAATTGGGGTATTAAATGAATAG